The Nitrospirales bacterium genome includes a window with the following:
- a CDS encoding response regulator, with protein MLDQSNPIHVLMVEDDEEDVELTKVALSKSKVALDLQVVENGAEAMSYLKKAPPYQDRPRPDLILLDLNLPRKNGREVLADLQNDESLRLIPVIILTTSDQDEDVLRTYELGANCYITKPVGLEQFSKVVNAIDHFWFSIVKLP; from the coding sequence ATGCTCGACCAGTCCAATCCGATTCATGTTCTCATGGTTGAAGATGATGAAGAAGATGTCGAGCTGACGAAGGTCGCATTGTCAAAGTCAAAAGTCGCCCTTGACCTTCAAGTCGTCGAGAATGGAGCCGAGGCCATGAGCTACTTGAAGAAAGCGCCTCCCTACCAGGACAGACCTCGTCCGGACCTGATTCTGCTCGACCTGAATCTCCCCAGAAAAAACGGGCGCGAAGTTCTCGCAGATCTGCAAAATGATGAAAGCTTACGGTTGATCCCGGTGATCATCCTCACCACATCCGACCAGGATGAAGACGTACTGAGAACGTATGAGCTGGGGGCCAATTGCTATATCACAAAACCCGTGGGATTGGAACAGTTTTCAAAAGTCGTCAACGCTATCGACCACTTTTGGTTTTCAATCGTGAAGCTCCCTTGA
- a CDS encoding response regulator, whose protein sequence is MSPRPISILLVEDDDEDIYLTEEALHASKLVIQLDIVKNGEDAIKYLHREAPYGDKMLPDLIILDLNLPKKNGWEVLETIKSNATLRTLPVTILTTSSEDPDVRRAYDMGANSYITKPIGLEAFRSVVHTLEDFWFTIVKLPPKPTR, encoded by the coding sequence ATGTCACCCCGACCGATATCGATACTGTTAGTTGAAGATGACGACGAAGATATCTATTTGACTGAGGAAGCGCTTCACGCTTCGAAGCTCGTGATACAGTTAGACATCGTGAAGAATGGAGAGGACGCCATTAAGTATCTTCATCGTGAGGCGCCCTATGGCGACAAAATGTTGCCAGACTTGATTATCCTGGACCTGAATTTGCCCAAAAAAAATGGATGGGAGGTACTCGAAACGATCAAATCCAACGCCACGCTCAGAACCCTCCCAGTTACGATCCTCACCACCTCCAGTGAAGACCCCGACGTACGGCGCGCGTATGACATGGGAGCGAACAGCTACATCACCAAACCCATCGGACTCGAAGCGTTTCGCAGCGTCGTTCACACGCTTGAGGACTTTTGGTTCACGATCGTGAAGCTGCCTCCCAAGCCAACCAGATAG
- a CDS encoding ATP-binding protein, with amino-acid sequence MTTSSLTVLLIDDSAEAREVFCHYLRKNQHPVFQVLEADSGTKGWELFLAEHPDCVLLDYQLPDADGLEWMTKLIHEQRDRNIPVLLLTNHGNESIVRNALKSGAADYLVKKKTTADDLIRAVVLAVEKSVLIRQAEEQRLEIERSQKELAQFSHRASHDLQAPIRRIINYLEIMEKDLKGHIPEQVADYLSRSLKNAYHMRQLITNLLAYSLVGGGQQPLLPVNLSETVHEVLGELEDVVQEAQANITIALLPEILGNQGLLQQLFRNLISNAIRFRRAEPPQIDVAVDEQDGYWHLQVRDNGVGIPLKYLTTIFTVFERIDHTNIPKGTGIGLALCQKIVEFHGGKIWVNSVEGQGSTFSVTFPKIDSPQTDRPSAAVQITAV; translated from the coding sequence ATGACGACTTCTTCTTTGACCGTCCTGCTTATCGACGACAGCGCAGAGGCACGAGAGGTGTTCTGTCACTATCTACGGAAGAATCAACACCCGGTCTTTCAGGTGCTCGAGGCTGATTCCGGAACGAAAGGCTGGGAATTGTTCCTGGCTGAGCATCCGGATTGCGTCTTGCTCGATTATCAGCTTCCCGATGCGGATGGGTTGGAATGGATGACGAAATTGATTCATGAACAGCGTGACCGAAACATTCCGGTCCTGCTTCTGACAAATCATGGCAATGAATCGATCGTAAGAAATGCGCTCAAGAGCGGAGCCGCAGATTACCTCGTGAAAAAAAAGACGACGGCAGACGACCTCATCCGCGCAGTCGTCCTCGCGGTCGAGAAGTCGGTGTTAATACGGCAGGCAGAAGAGCAGCGACTCGAAATCGAACGATCGCAGAAGGAGTTGGCGCAATTTTCCCACCGGGCTTCGCATGACTTACAGGCTCCAATCAGACGAATCATTAATTACCTGGAAATCATGGAGAAGGATCTCAAAGGGCATATACCCGAACAGGTTGCGGATTATCTCAGTCGCTCCCTTAAGAATGCCTATCATATGCGGCAACTCATTACGAATCTTTTAGCGTATTCCTTGGTCGGTGGCGGGCAGCAACCATTGCTTCCCGTGAATTTGTCTGAGACCGTTCACGAGGTGCTTGGAGAATTGGAGGATGTCGTTCAGGAGGCTCAGGCCAACATCACGATCGCGCTTCTGCCAGAGATTCTGGGGAATCAGGGGTTGCTTCAGCAATTGTTCCGCAATCTCATCAGCAACGCCATCCGCTTTCGTCGCGCCGAACCTCCGCAAATCGACGTCGCGGTCGATGAACAGGATGGATACTGGCATCTACAAGTTCGTGACAATGGAGTCGGAATCCCGCTGAAATATCTGACGACGATATTCACGGTGTTTGAACGAATAGACCATACGAACATCCCAAAGGGCACGGGTATTGGTCTGGCCCTTTGTCAAAAAATCGTCGAATTTCATGGCGGAAAAATCTGGGTGAATTCCGTTGAAGGCCAGGGAAGTACATTCAGCGTGACATTTCCGAAGATTGACTCTCCTCAAACAGACCGGCCATCGGCTGCCGTTCAGATCACAGCCGTTTAA
- a CDS encoding hybrid sensor histidine kinase/response regulator, which translates to MSAAEAPDTLRVLLVEDDEDDAAMTRALLSNIPGTRFEMDWVSSYDRGLEMIQANRHDVDLVDYHLGMHSGLDLLHAIQGETRHAPVIMLTGHGNESVVLEAMRSGAADYLPKGSMSSESLERAISHAVEKFRLRCHLDERHRELQQANDDLKMRSEEIERFYHVLAHELKTPLTAASEFVDILLEEISGPINADQREYLQIIDGCFDSLKQNINDLFDITRLETGKLSVTLESAPVDDLIHQVVTSFGPIAHHKGVTLDCAVSPNLSAVFMDPQRIRQVLNNLLSNAIKFTPSGGFVTIAASEETANPSFLTITVTDTGQGIEADQLSRIFGRLYQIRDDSSPSVAGLGLGLFIARELVKLHGGTLSVTSTPGVGSTFSFTLRHTSQPTS; encoded by the coding sequence ATGTCTGCCGCTGAAGCTCCAGATACGCTGCGCGTCCTCCTCGTGGAAGATGACGAGGACGATGCCGCTATGACGCGGGCGCTACTCTCCAATATTCCCGGGACGCGTTTTGAGATGGATTGGGTCTCATCCTACGACCGCGGGCTAGAAATGATTCAAGCCAATCGCCATGATGTCGACCTGGTCGATTATCACCTTGGCATGCACTCCGGGCTGGACCTCCTTCACGCAATCCAAGGGGAAACGCGACATGCCCCGGTGATTATGCTCACCGGCCACGGGAACGAATCGGTCGTCCTCGAAGCCATGCGGTCAGGAGCAGCCGACTATCTCCCCAAAGGATCCATGTCCTCGGAAAGCCTAGAGCGAGCGATTTCCCATGCAGTCGAAAAATTCCGTTTACGATGCCACCTGGACGAGCGGCATCGTGAGTTGCAACAAGCTAATGACGATCTCAAGATGCGCAGCGAAGAAATCGAACGCTTCTACCATGTGCTGGCACACGAGCTCAAAACGCCACTCACGGCTGCCAGCGAGTTCGTGGATATTCTCCTCGAAGAAATTTCCGGCCCCATCAATGCCGACCAACGCGAGTACTTACAGATCATCGACGGTTGTTTCGACTCGTTGAAACAGAACATCAACGATTTATTCGATATCACACGTCTGGAAACCGGGAAATTAAGCGTGACCTTGGAGTCTGCCCCGGTCGATGACCTCATCCATCAGGTCGTGACATCATTCGGCCCCATCGCCCACCATAAAGGCGTCACGCTCGACTGCGCTGTCTCTCCAAACCTGTCCGCCGTCTTCATGGACCCGCAGCGCATTCGACAGGTCCTGAATAACTTGCTCAGCAATGCCATTAAATTCACGCCATCCGGAGGCTTCGTGACCATTGCCGCATCAGAAGAGACCGCCAACCCGTCCTTCCTGACCATTACGGTCACGGACACTGGACAGGGCATTGAAGCAGATCAATTGAGCCGCATTTTTGGTCGCCTCTATCAAATTCGTGATGACTCATCACCGTCGGTGGCCGGACTAGGCCTTGGACTTTTTATCGCGCGGGAGCTCGTGAAGCTTCATGGCGGCACGCTGTCGGTGACCAGCACACCGGGGGTAGGCAGCACATTTTCCTTTACCCTTCGTCACACGTCTCAACCCACGTCATGA
- a CDS encoding response regulator transcription factor produces the protein MQKKILLAEDDERIVKAISVRLNAKGYEVLAAYDAIMAMQKTMEQDPDLILLDINMPGGNGLTLAERLKNSSKTSHIPIIFLTASKQPDLQQRAINLGAIAFFEKPFDFDELLATVRAALDHPHVRLTNAY, from the coding sequence ATGCAGAAGAAAATATTACTCGCTGAAGACGACGAACGAATCGTGAAAGCCATTTCCGTCCGGCTCAACGCAAAAGGCTATGAAGTCCTCGCTGCCTACGACGCCATCATGGCCATGCAAAAAACCATGGAACAAGATCCCGATCTGATCTTGTTAGACATCAACATGCCTGGAGGCAATGGGCTCACACTCGCCGAGCGATTAAAAAATTCCAGCAAAACGAGTCACATTCCTATTATTTTCCTCACAGCGAGCAAACAACCCGATCTTCAACAACGTGCGATCAATCTGGGAGCGATCGCCTTCTTCGAAAAGCCATTCGACTTTGATGAGCTACTGGCGACCGTTCGGGCCGCTTTGGACCACCCACATGTGCGCTTGACGAACGCGTACTAA
- a CDS encoding response regulator: MSLLSVIPDREKASRSSQSHDSTQALRVLLIEDDEDDALIAKSLLSSIEGSTFHVDWISSYDEALDVILQNQHDVCLLDYRLEARTGIEFLRETLQYGCQVPIIMMTGAKDQELDFKAIKLGAADYVVKGETASVILNRVILHALERKRADLERQELQTQLLETSRQLGMAEIAINVLHNVGNVLNSINVSSGIIAQSLRQAHVGELGKVAELLNAHHDQLGPYLTDDAKGKLIPQYLQGLGTDLSIRFNRAIQEVDALVSQVDHVKHVIKAQQDIAKPGGLQEPVRAEELIEQALMISHGELVHHHIAIVRDYAHLPQIMLDKHQVLQILVNLIRNAKHAMLAIQNIPHRLTLRLRYCDDLTDHFQIEVQDTGIGIKAENLTRIFAQGFTTKKQGHGIGLHSSALAAKNCGGSLQAISDGERHGATFILRLPLSTIQAPA; this comes from the coding sequence ATGTCACTCCTTTCGGTCATACCGGACCGTGAAAAAGCCTCACGTTCCTCACAAAGCCACGACTCCACTCAAGCCTTGCGTGTGCTCTTAATCGAAGACGACGAAGACGACGCGCTCATCGCAAAATCCCTATTATCCTCCATAGAAGGCTCCACGTTCCACGTGGACTGGATCTCATCATACGATGAAGCCCTCGACGTCATCCTGCAGAATCAACATGATGTCTGTCTGTTGGATTACCGACTCGAAGCGCGAACCGGCATCGAGTTTTTGAGGGAGACCCTGCAGTATGGTTGTCAAGTGCCCATCATCATGATGACCGGCGCGAAGGATCAAGAACTCGACTTCAAAGCCATCAAACTTGGAGCCGCGGACTATGTGGTCAAAGGCGAGACGGCTTCCGTTATCTTAAATCGCGTCATTCTCCACGCACTCGAGCGCAAGCGGGCCGATCTCGAAAGGCAGGAGCTCCAAACGCAACTTCTGGAGACATCCCGGCAGCTCGGCATGGCGGAAATCGCGATCAATGTTCTTCACAACGTAGGAAATGTCTTGAATAGCATCAATGTTTCCTCGGGCATCATCGCCCAGTCACTACGGCAAGCACATGTCGGAGAACTCGGGAAAGTCGCGGAACTCTTGAATGCCCACCATGATCAGCTTGGGCCATATCTGACCGACGATGCCAAAGGCAAGCTGATTCCCCAGTATCTACAAGGACTGGGAACCGACCTTTCCATACGGTTTAACCGTGCCATTCAGGAAGTCGATGCTCTGGTTTCTCAAGTAGATCATGTCAAACATGTCATCAAAGCCCAACAAGACATCGCCAAACCCGGCGGTCTGCAGGAACCGGTCCGGGCCGAAGAACTGATTGAGCAAGCGTTGATGATCAGTCACGGGGAGCTCGTCCATCATCATATCGCGATCGTCCGGGACTATGCCCACCTTCCGCAGATCATGCTTGACAAGCATCAAGTCTTGCAAATCCTGGTCAATCTTATCCGTAACGCCAAACATGCCATGCTCGCGATACAAAACATCCCCCACCGCCTCACGCTCCGACTGCGATATTGTGATGACCTGACAGATCACTTTCAGATCGAAGTCCAGGATACTGGGATAGGGATCAAGGCAGAAAATTTGACTCGTATCTTTGCCCAAGGCTTCACGACCAAGAAACAAGGCCATGGCATCGGACTGCATAGCAGCGCCCTGGCTGCGAAAAACTGTGGGGGCTCTCTTCAGGCCATCAGCGATGGGGAAAGGCATGGAGCGACATTTATCCTTCGGCTGCCGCTTTCCACGATACAGGCTCCCGCCTAA
- a CDS encoding pyridoxamine 5'-phosphate oxidase family protein, whose protein sequence is MSEDAPETVCAELIRKMQSLQLSTVNPEGLPDLSYTPYLHRPPNHFYIFVSQLAAHTRHMLGNPTVSIMVIADEHTSRQIFARTRVMYQCEAIPVSPDASNYTVVLDGYQQRHGKTVALLRQLPDFLLFHLRPVSGRFVMGFGKAYLLTGEDLSVFEPVRSG, encoded by the coding sequence ATGAGCGAGGACGCACCGGAAACGGTCTGTGCGGAACTCATCAGGAAGATGCAGAGTCTTCAGCTTTCGACCGTAAACCCTGAAGGTCTGCCTGATCTGAGTTATACGCCCTACCTCCATCGTCCCCCGAATCATTTTTACATTTTTGTCAGTCAATTAGCGGCGCATACCCGGCACATGCTCGGGAACCCAACCGTTTCGATCATGGTGATCGCTGATGAGCACACGAGCCGCCAGATTTTTGCGCGGACCAGGGTGATGTATCAGTGTGAGGCGATTCCGGTATCGCCGGATGCTTCGAACTATACAGTAGTGCTGGACGGCTATCAGCAACGACACGGCAAGACGGTCGCGTTATTGCGGCAATTGCCGGACTTTCTCTTATTCCATTTACGACCGGTCAGTGGCCGGTTCGTGATGGGGTTTGGAAAAGCGTATCTATTGACGGGAGAGGACTTGTCCGTGTTCGAACCAGTCCGTTCAGGGTAG
- a CDS encoding response regulator transcription factor — protein MAKKTRVLITDDHRVVREGLCAILETKDDIEIVGEARDGGEAVEKTRVLLPDVILMDVSMPGMTGVEATRIIKREFPHIGVIALTMYEEQQYIFDLVRAGATGYLLKDSDSAQIVAAIRTISRGESLIHPSVASKILAEFSLLAEGKGRKRGVLEHDLTDREITVLRLVADGKTNKEIANVLDLSEKTVKNHVRNIFHKLHVYDRTQAAILAIRKGIIELEPRQS, from the coding sequence ATGGCTAAAAAAACCCGTGTCTTAATCACTGATGATCATCGGGTGGTCCGGGAAGGATTGTGTGCGATCCTCGAAACCAAAGACGACATTGAAATTGTGGGTGAGGCGCGTGATGGGGGAGAGGCCGTGGAAAAAACCCGTGTGCTTCTGCCCGACGTGATTCTGATGGATGTGAGTATGCCGGGGATGACCGGAGTCGAGGCGACCAGGATTATTAAACGGGAATTTCCTCATATCGGCGTGATTGCGCTGACGATGTATGAAGAACAGCAATATATTTTCGACCTTGTTCGGGCTGGGGCGACCGGGTATTTACTGAAAGACAGTGATTCGGCGCAAATAGTTGCGGCCATCCGCACGATTTCTCGAGGGGAGTCACTCATTCATCCCTCCGTCGCCAGTAAAATCCTTGCGGAGTTCTCACTTCTTGCGGAAGGAAAAGGGCGGAAGCGTGGAGTGCTCGAGCATGACCTCACGGACCGGGAGATTACCGTGCTCCGTCTCGTGGCGGATGGAAAGACGAACAAAGAGATCGCGAATGTGCTGGACCTCAGCGAAAAAACCGTGAAAAATCACGTCAGAAATATCTTCCATAAGCTCCACGTCTATGATCGCACGCAGGCCGCAATTCTGGCCATCCGCAAAGGGATCATTGAACTTGAACCCCGGCAGTCCTAG
- a CDS encoding histidine kinase: protein MARPLTKAKSPRSPRVSRRSNATVEVTRVAIIGGGKGGTALIEIFADDPLVRVVGLAEKRASTRGVQLAQRLKIPVTKNYQDFLDRQDIDLVIDVTGNPDVEKALFKIHDSHLAIIGGASAKFMWQLVEARIRASTEIETTLRRYQSLFQLYVKEESEGAVNDERTRIACEIHDGLVQTLVGSNLKLERCRDLVRTDPSKCLTMLNQTNSQLKSAIQEARQVVYNLRPGHYDTLDLVSALSNYMKSFESEHKIRTVFTATGDEIHFDPKTKVFVFRMVQEALQNVAKHAQASRVRVEVLAQNGVLSTTVTDNGNGFDVEMESKNPAKWDHFGLQGMMERARMLAGKVHWESQPGEGTSVTIRIPIVS from the coding sequence ATGGCCCGCCCACTAACCAAAGCCAAATCGCCCCGATCACCGCGAGTGTCCCGTCGCTCTAACGCGACCGTGGAGGTGACGCGAGTAGCCATCATCGGTGGTGGAAAAGGGGGAACGGCCTTAATTGAAATTTTTGCGGATGATCCGCTCGTCCGTGTCGTCGGGCTTGCCGAGAAACGCGCCAGCACACGTGGCGTCCAATTGGCCCAACGTCTCAAAATCCCGGTCACGAAAAATTATCAAGATTTTCTCGATCGTCAGGATATCGACCTGGTGATCGATGTGACTGGCAACCCTGACGTGGAAAAAGCCTTATTCAAGATCCATGATTCCCATCTCGCGATTATTGGAGGGGCCAGTGCAAAGTTCATGTGGCAATTGGTCGAAGCCCGAATACGCGCGTCGACTGAAATTGAAACCACGCTGAGGCGGTATCAGTCGTTGTTCCAGCTTTACGTCAAGGAAGAATCCGAAGGCGCCGTGAACGATGAGCGAACCCGAATCGCCTGTGAAATTCACGATGGGCTGGTCCAAACGCTTGTCGGGTCCAATTTAAAGCTCGAACGTTGCCGGGATCTGGTCAGAACAGACCCCAGCAAATGTCTGACGATGCTGAATCAGACCAACAGTCAACTCAAGAGTGCGATTCAAGAGGCACGGCAGGTGGTGTATAATCTTCGCCCTGGACACTATGACACGCTCGATCTGGTATCCGCCCTGTCGAATTATATGAAGTCCTTTGAATCGGAGCATAAAATTCGTACGGTGTTTACCGCGACAGGTGATGAAATTCATTTTGACCCCAAAACCAAGGTATTCGTCTTTCGAATGGTCCAAGAAGCTTTGCAAAATGTCGCCAAACATGCGCAGGCCTCTCGAGTGAGGGTGGAAGTTCTTGCGCAAAATGGTGTACTCTCAACGACCGTCACCGATAACGGGAACGGTTTTGACGTGGAAATGGAATCAAAAAATCCTGCCAAATGGGATCATTTTGGTTTGCAGGGAATGATGGAACGCGCTCGTATGCTGGCTGGGAAAGTTCATTGGGAGTCACAGCCTGGCGAGGGGACGAGCGTCACGATCCGTATTCCGATCGTATCATAA
- the nrdR gene encoding transcriptional regulator NrdR, whose product MKCPFCDQLDDKVIDSRTAREGEIIRRRRECISCRRRYTTYERIEESMPMVVKKDNRREPFDRTKILSGLKKACEKRPVSISALGASVDRIEKRIQDKGETEIPSRDVGEEVIRELRDLDPVAYVRFASVYREFKDIDQFMDTIRVLAQEKQVS is encoded by the coding sequence GTGAAGTGCCCATTCTGTGACCAACTCGATGACAAAGTGATTGATTCTCGAACGGCTCGAGAAGGAGAAATCATTCGCCGTCGCCGAGAATGTATTTCCTGCCGCCGCCGGTACACGACCTATGAACGTATCGAGGAAAGTATGCCGATGGTCGTCAAAAAAGATAACCGTCGCGAACCATTTGACCGCACCAAAATCCTGTCCGGGCTCAAAAAGGCCTGCGAAAAAAGGCCTGTAAGTATTAGCGCGCTAGGGGCATCGGTGGATCGCATTGAAAAACGGATTCAAGACAAAGGCGAGACAGAAATTCCGAGCCGTGATGTCGGCGAGGAAGTGATTCGTGAGCTTCGCGATCTTGATCCTGTCGCCTACGTCCGGTTCGCGTCGGTGTACAGAGAGTTTAAAGATATCGACCAATTCATGGATACGATCAGGGTATTGGCTCAGGAAAAACAAGTCTCGTAA
- a CDS encoding serine hydroxymethyltransferase, with the protein MRFPVGTFKAIQETDPEVYAAIRAEEKRQREKLVLIASENYASPAVLGAQGSVMTNKYAEGYPGRRYYGGCQYVDTVEELAIARAKQLFGCEHVNVQPHSGSTANMAAYLSVLKPGDVILGMSLAHGGHLTHGHKVNFSGKLFQSYAYGVDRETGRINYDEVERIASECKPRMLVVGASAYSRILDFPRFRDIANRVGAYLMVDIAHIAGLIAAGLHPNPVPYADFVTTTTHKTLRGPRAGMIMCKAEHAKAVDKIVFPGLQGGPLMHVIAAKAVAFQEALAPEFKVYQRQVIANAKMLAQEFLDRGYRVVSDGTDNHLFLLNLTSKNVTGKEAEAALDAAGIVVNKNAIPYDEQPPAVASGIRIGTPVVSTRGMGQGEMQEIVALMDRVILRPDDKKAQREVKKEVKFLSARFPMFYSYQSA; encoded by the coding sequence GTGCGATTTCCAGTCGGAACCTTCAAGGCGATTCAAGAGACTGATCCAGAGGTGTACGCGGCCATTCGCGCCGAAGAGAAACGCCAGCGGGAAAAGCTTGTATTGATCGCTTCAGAGAACTATGCCAGCCCAGCGGTCTTGGGGGCGCAGGGCTCTGTGATGACCAATAAATACGCCGAAGGATATCCCGGTCGTCGGTATTATGGCGGTTGCCAATATGTGGATACGGTCGAGGAATTGGCGATTGCCCGCGCGAAACAATTGTTCGGGTGTGAGCATGTCAACGTGCAGCCGCATTCAGGATCGACCGCCAATATGGCAGCGTATCTGTCTGTGCTGAAGCCTGGAGATGTGATCTTGGGCATGAGCCTCGCGCATGGTGGACATTTAACGCACGGGCATAAAGTGAATTTCTCCGGAAAACTCTTTCAGTCCTACGCGTATGGTGTGGATCGTGAAACCGGTCGTATCAACTATGACGAAGTGGAACGAATAGCCAGTGAATGTAAACCCCGGATGCTGGTGGTTGGGGCGAGCGCGTACTCTCGAATCTTGGATTTTCCACGGTTTCGGGATATTGCCAATCGAGTCGGGGCGTATCTCATGGTTGATATCGCGCATATCGCAGGGTTAATCGCCGCCGGCCTTCACCCTAACCCCGTACCGTACGCGGATTTTGTGACGACGACGACGCACAAAACGTTGCGCGGTCCTCGCGCCGGCATGATCATGTGCAAGGCCGAACATGCCAAGGCGGTCGATAAAATCGTATTTCCAGGGTTGCAAGGCGGTCCACTCATGCATGTCATTGCTGCAAAAGCCGTGGCATTTCAAGAGGCATTGGCTCCTGAATTCAAGGTCTATCAGCGACAAGTCATCGCAAATGCCAAGATGTTGGCTCAAGAATTCCTGGATCGGGGTTACCGAGTCGTCTCTGATGGTACGGATAACCACTTGTTCTTGCTCAACCTGACCTCCAAGAATGTGACGGGTAAAGAAGCCGAGGCTGCGCTCGATGCAGCGGGAATCGTGGTGAATAAAAATGCCATCCCATACGATGAGCAGCCACCAGCTGTGGCGAGTGGCATTCGGATTGGGACGCCTGTCGTCTCGACTCGTGGGATGGGCCAAGGTGAAATGCAGGAAATCGTGGCCTTGATGGATCGAGTCATCCTTCGTCCTGACGATAAAAAAGCGCAGCGCGAAGTGAAAAAAGAAGTCAAATTCCTATCCGCTCGCTTTCCGATGTTTTATTCCTATCAATCTGCCTAA
- the rplI gene encoding 50S ribosomal protein L9 produces the protein MKVILKEDVDGLGYLGDLLTVADGYARNYLIPRKKAILANPRNIKAFEHLKRVATHQLKKELQGLGELGKRIASVSMTFEVQTGKDDKLFGSVTSKDIGERLSQEGIEIDRRKISLAQPIKELGTYAVPVKLHREVVPEVSVTVVKKGGEEPVQDEIDLAEDSPQSESE, from the coding sequence ATGAAAGTGATTCTTAAAGAGGATGTGGACGGTCTTGGTTATCTTGGAGATCTCCTGACTGTGGCTGATGGCTATGCCAGAAACTATCTTATCCCCCGAAAAAAAGCTATCCTTGCAAATCCGAGGAATATCAAAGCGTTCGAGCATCTCAAACGAGTCGCCACTCATCAATTGAAGAAAGAACTTCAAGGGCTAGGTGAACTTGGGAAACGTATTGCCAGCGTGTCGATGACGTTCGAGGTTCAGACGGGTAAAGACGACAAGCTCTTCGGATCCGTCACGTCAAAAGATATCGGAGAACGGTTGTCGCAAGAAGGCATCGAGATCGATCGGCGGAAGATTTCCCTGGCGCAGCCGATTAAAGAGCTGGGGACGTACGCTGTGCCGGTGAAATTACATCGAGAGGTTGTTCCTGAAGTATCGGTCACGGTCGTGAAGAAAGGCGGTGAAGAGCCGGTTCAGGATGAGATTGATTTAGCAGAGGATAGTCCCCAATCTGAGTCCGAGTAG